The Deinococcus apachensis DSM 19763 genome segment TGAAGGTTCCGTCCAGTTCCGCGCGCAGGTAGCCGATCAGGAACGTGATCAGGATGCGGCCCGTCTGCAAGACGACCCTTTCGGGCAGCCCCGCATGACGCAGCAGGGTGTAGAGCGTGTCGGTGACGTCCAGCTCGCGGGCGGCGGGCTCGTGGGGGCGCAGGAAGTCAGTGATGAAGCTGGGGTGACGCCAGGCCAGCCGCCGGAAGCTATGCGCGAGGCGGCGGAGGCCACCCTGCCAGGCTCCGCCTGTTTCGGCGGGAAGCTCCAGTTCGTCGAGAATAGAGAGGTAGACGGCGTGCAGCAGGTCGTCCTTGGTCGCGTAGTAGTGGTAGACCGCCTTGGAACTCACGCCCAGGGCGGCGGCGAGCTTGCGGGTGCTCAGGGCGTCCACCCCGTCCTGGTCGATCATCCGCAGCGCGGCGGTCGTAATGCGTTCGGGGGTCAGCAGGGGCTGGTCGGCAGGAGGTCTGGGCATGGCGGCCTCTTGATTTTACTACGCGGTGAGGAGTAAAGTTTGTCTGCTACGCGGTGAGTAGTAAGACCTTGAGCGCGTGGCGTTTTTCGTCCCCATAACTACTCACTGCGTAAATACCTCGACTCCACCTCCGACCCAGAGGAACTTCCATGACGCGAATCCTGGCTCCCATCCCCAGCCCCCCCAAGCATCCCCAGTACGGTCACCTGCACTACCTCGCGGGCGACGCCCCGGTCCTGAACTTCTTCCAGCTCGCCCGGCAGATCCCCGAGGGCCTCTTTCAACTCGACATCCAGGGCCGCACCCTGATCCAGGCGTACGACCCGAACCTGGTCGCGGAACTCACCGACGAGCGCCGGTTCCAGAAGCGCGTCCACCCCGCCTACACGAACATACGCAACCTGGGGGGCGACGGCCTCTTTACCTCGGACAGCTTCGAGCCCAACTGGGGCAAGGCGCACCGCATCCTGCTGCCCGCCTTCTCGCAGCGGGCGATGAAGGGCTACTTCGGGCAGATGCTGGAGGTCGCTCAGGCGCTCGTGGGCAAGTGGGAGCGCACCCAGGGGCAGGATGTGCGCGTCGCGGACGACATGACCCGGCTGACCCTGGACACCATCTCGCTGTCGGGCTTCGACTACCGCTTCCGGTCCTTCGATAAGGACGAGCTGCACCCCTTCCTGCAAGCCCTGGCGCGGGCCATGCACCACACCATGACCATGAACAGCCGCCCGCCCGTCCTCACCCCCGAGATGGAGGAGGCCGACCGGGCGTACTGGGCGGACATCGCCTCCATGAACGAACTCGTGGACGAGGTGATCCGCGAGCGGCGGGGGCATGGTGGGGGCGGGGGCGACCTCCTCGGCCTGATGCTGAACGCCACCGACCCGGAGACCGGCGAGCGGCTCAGCGACGAGAACATCCGTTACCAGGTGATGACCTTCCTGATCGCCGGGCACGAGACGACGAGCGGCCTGCTCGCCTTCACCCTGTACCTGCTGCTGCGCCACCCGCACGTGCTCGCGCAGGCGTACGCGGAGGTGGACCGGCTGCTGCCCGGCGACGCGGTTCCGACGTACGACACGGTGATGCGGCTCGACGTCATTCCGCGTATCCTCGACGAGGCGCTGCGCTTCTGGAGCACGATCCCCAACTACGCGGTCACCGCCCTCCAGGACGAGGTGATCGGGGGCAAGTACGAGATCAGGAAGGGTCAGCAGGTCGCCCTCCTGATTCCGGCCCTGCACCGTCACCCGGCGGCCTGGACGAATCCCGACGAGTTCGACATCGACCGCTGGACCTCCGAGAACCGCCGCACCCACCACCCCGCCGCCTACAAGCCCTTCGGCAACGGGATGCGCGCCTGCATCGGCCGCCAGTTCGCCCTGACGGAAGCCAAGCTCGCCCTGCTGCTGATCCTCCAGAAGTTCGCCCTGAGCGACCCGTACGACTACCACCTCAAGGTCAAGCAGAGCCTGACCATCAAGCCCGAGGACTTCGCACTCCGCGTCCGCGAGCGTCGGCCCCACGAGCGGTTCAGCGTGCCGGTGCCCGTGGTCGAGGAGCCGCAGCAGGACCTGAGCCGCGTGAGCGTCGCCGGAACGGGCGTCGCCCTCACCGTGGCCTACGGCTCGAACCTGGGCACGACCGAGGACCTCGCCAGCCGCGTCGCCGACTACGCCACCCGCTCGGGCTTCCAGACTCGCCTCACCCCGCTGGACGATCTGGTGAACAACGTACCGAGCGAGGGCCTGCTGTTCGTCACCACGGCCACCTACAACGGGGCCGCGCCGGACAACGCCGGGCGCTTCGACGCCTGGACGCAGGAGGGGGGCCTGGCCGAGGGGAGCCTGGACAACCTTCGCTTCGCCCTGCTGGGCACCGGCAACACCCAGTGGGCGACCTATCAGGCCTTCCCCAAGCGGGTGGAGGCGGCGCTCCTGAAGGCGGGCGCCCAGCCCTTCGTCCCGCGCGGAGAGGCGGACGCGAACGGCGACTTCGACGGCATGGTGAGCGCCTGGTTCCAGACCCTGCTGCAAAAAGTCTCCGAGGAGTTCGGCACCGCGGCCCAGGAATCCACTGGCCCCCGCTACGAACTCGACCTGCTGACTGAGGCAGACGTACGCCCCGCCGTCATCTCGGAAAAGGCCTACGGTCTCAAGGTCGTCTCCAGCGAGGAACTCGTCGGCGACGCGGCCGGGCTGTGGGACTTCGGCAAAGAGCCGCCGCGCCCCTCGACCAAGGCGATCACCTTCGAGCTGCCGGAGGGTGTCACCTACGACACGGGCGACCACATCGCCGTCTTCGCCAAGAACGAGCCGCGGCTGGTCGAGTGGGCCGCGCACAAGCTCCGCCTCAAGCCCGGCCAGGTCGTGCGCCTGCGCCAGGGCGGCAACCGCAAGTCGCACCTGCCGCTGAACACCCCCGTCACGGTGGAGGTGCTGCTGTCCGAGTTCGTGGAACTTCAGGACGTGGCGACCCGCTCGAATATCGAGACGATGCTCGCGCACACCCCGTGCCCCTGGACGACCCGGCAGCTGGGAGCCTACCTGGAAGACGACGCGAAGTACGAGGCGGAGATTCGCAAGCCGGGCCTCTCCGTCCTGGGCCTGCTCGACCGCTTCCCCGCCGTGGAGCTGCCCCTCGCGGTCTTCCTGGAGCTGTGCCCGCCGATCCGTCCGCGCTACTACTCCATCTCGTCGTCGCCGCTTGTCGCGCCGCGCACGCCCAGCCTCACGGTCGGCCTGTTGGAAGCGCCCTCATGGGCGGGTGCTGGGCAGTTCCGCGGGCTCGCCAGCGCGTACCTTAACCGGGTGCGGCCGGGCGACACGGTCTTCGGGTACGTCCGCAAGCCCAATCCGCCCTTCCGTCCCCCGGTGGACCCGCGGACACCCATGATCCTCGTCGGACCCGGCACCGGCATCGCTCCTCTCCGCGGCTTCGTGGAGGAACGGGCGGCGCAGCGGGCGGCGGGGCAGACGGTCGGCCTCTCCAAGGTGTTCTACGGCTGCCGCCACCCCGAGCACGACTTCTTCTACCGGGAAGATTTCGGGGCGTGGCAGCGGGAGGGCGTCGCCGAGCTTCACACGGCCTACTCCGCCGTGGCCGGGCACCCGTACCGCTACGTGCAGGACGCCATCCTGGGAGATCAGGAGGGAGTCTGGGCGCTGATCGAGTCGGGCGCGAGCATCTACGTGTGCGGGGACGGGGTGCGGATGGCCCCCGCCGTGCGGCAGACGATCAGGGACCTCTACCGCGAGAAGACGGGCGCCTCTGCTGGGGAAGCCGACGCCTGGCTGGCCGGGCTGATGCAGGAGGGCCGCTACCAGCAGGACGTGTTCGGCGCGAGCAAGTAACGAATCGGCAGAACTCCTCCAGACGCCCCTGTCACAGCTATCGGGCCGGACAGTCACTCAAACTGTCCGGCCCGAACGGACTTGAAAAGCGGCGAAGCGGAGCGGGCAGGACAGGAACAGGGGCCTTTCGTCCGGGCAAGTCCCTCTGCGGCTCACCCGAACTCACTGGTGTGGACGCCGCGCTTCCTCAGGAGGGTCCGCGCTTGGCCGTGTACATGGCCGCGTCGGCGTGCCTGAGCAGACCGTCGGGGGTGTCGTCGTCGTGGGGGGCCAGAGCCCAACCCAGGCTGCCCCCGACCTGCAACGAGGCCCCCCCCAGGGGAACGGGAACTTCGAGGGCAGTGCGAACGGCGTGCGCCGCCGCCTGCACCCGCTCCCCAGTCGCGTTCGGCACCAGCAGGGCGAACTCGTCACCGCCCATGCGGGCCGCGAGCGCCCGGGGCGGCAGGGTACGCGCGATCCGCCCGGCCAGCGTGACGAGCAGGTGGTCCCCGGCGAGGTGCCCGTGGGCGTCGTTGACCCGCTTGAAATCGTCGAGGTCCAGCAGCCCGACGGCAAAGGAGGCGCCACCCGACGAGGCCAGGGCCAGGCAGGCCTCCTCCAGGGCGGCCATGAAGCGGGCGCGGTTTGCCAGGGTGGTCAGGGGGTCGCGGAAGGCGAGGTGTTCCAGCCGCCGCAGCCCCTGGTCGCGCGCCACCAACAGCGCCATGAGGTCGGCGAACTGCCCGAGCAGCTCCACCTCGGCGGGGTGCGGGGCGGCCGGGCGGCGGCCGTACAGGGTGAGGGCGGCCAGCGCGGGTCCCCCGGCCTCCCGCACCGGGACGCTGTAGGCGCGGGCATACCCCGCCCGGGCCAGCTCACCGCGCAGCGGGGCGGGAAACCCGGCGGGAAAGCGGGTCAGCACCGCCTGGCCCCGCCGCATGGCCCGGGCACAGGGGAAGGCCTGACCGGCGGTCAGGGGAACGCGCAGGTCGGTCGCCCCCGGCGCCAGGCGCGGCGAGCCCAGGAAGTGCAGGTGGTCACCGTCCAGCAGGCTCGCGCTCGCGGCACTGCCGGGCAGCCGCTCGTCCAGGGTGGCGATCAGGGCACGCAGGATGGCGGTTAAGGGCGCCCCCCGCACGGCCAGGTGCAGCGCGCGGGCCTGACCGGTGGCGAGAGCGAGGGCCTGCCGCTCGGCGGTCACGTCGCGCAGCACGACCCACCAGTTGGTGGGCTCCGCGCCCGGCCCCAGGTGCAGCGGCGTGGCCTGCACGTCCATCCAGCGTGCGCCACCCGCGCGCACCTGCAGGTCCACCCGGAAGCTCTCCTGGCGCTGCACGAACCGCGCCGCGTCCGCCCCCACCAGATTGCCCCGCACCCGGGCGATCAGCTCGTCGAAGGTGGCATGCAGGAGCGCGGCGGGGTCGCCGCCCACCAGCCGCGCGAAGGCCCGGTTCACAAACACCGCCCGCCAGGCTGGCCCGCCCTCGGCGGTCCCCGCCACCGGCGGCCCCCTTTCTAGCAGCAGCGCCGGGTCCGCCGCATGATCAAGGGCCGCGATGAGCGCCCCGCTCAGGCGGTCTGCGGGCGGCGGCAGGCCGGGGTCAGGCCCGGTCAGGGTCATGCCCCAGTGTAGCGGGACACCCCCTTCGGCGAACAGTCGAAAAGCGCTTCCCCGGGGTCCGGTGGCTTTCTGACTGGTTGGGTCAGGGGGGTCGGGGCGAACGTGTGGCTGCTGGGGCGGGCGGCACCAGCCTCCTTCCCGCTCGCTACTCCCCCCGCAGCGCCGTGGCCCCCAGCAGCCAGCTCTGGAACTCGGGCAGCGCCCGGTCGAAGGGCAGCGCGATGATCTCGGGCACCTCGTAGGGGTGCATGGCCCGGATGCGCGTCTCCAGCTCGGGGTAGCGTTCCCCGGTGGTCTTGATCAGCAACAACGTCTCGGGGTCCTCCGCGATGTCCCCCTCCCAGCGGTAGATGCTGTGGATGCCGCCGACGACATTCACGCATCCGGCCAGCCGCTCGGCAACCAGCGTCCGGGCAAGTTCGTGCGCGCGTTCGGGGGGAACCGTGACCAGAACGACGAGTGACATACGGGGGCAGCATACGCCCGGGCGGGGGACTTTGCCGTTCACCCCTTCCAAACACCCTGGGGGCGAAGGCGTTTTGAGGGTGGGGAAGCGGGATTG includes the following:
- a CDS encoding TetR/AcrR family transcriptional regulator, which translates into the protein MPRPPADQPLLTPERITTAALRMIDQDGVDALSTRKLAAALGVSSKAVYHYYATKDDLLHAVYLSILDELELPAETGGAWQGGLRRLAHSFRRLAWRHPSFITDFLRPHEPAARELDVTDTLYTLLRHAGLPERVVLQTGRILITFLIGYLRAELDGTFSREALQRQRTVAERHPTRYRSIPHLPVPDTCSDEDFDLALNLIIAGLEVGAADSGRG
- a CDS encoding bifunctional cytochrome P450/NADPH--P450 reductase, with the translated sequence MTRILAPIPSPPKHPQYGHLHYLAGDAPVLNFFQLARQIPEGLFQLDIQGRTLIQAYDPNLVAELTDERRFQKRVHPAYTNIRNLGGDGLFTSDSFEPNWGKAHRILLPAFSQRAMKGYFGQMLEVAQALVGKWERTQGQDVRVADDMTRLTLDTISLSGFDYRFRSFDKDELHPFLQALARAMHHTMTMNSRPPVLTPEMEEADRAYWADIASMNELVDEVIRERRGHGGGGGDLLGLMLNATDPETGERLSDENIRYQVMTFLIAGHETTSGLLAFTLYLLLRHPHVLAQAYAEVDRLLPGDAVPTYDTVMRLDVIPRILDEALRFWSTIPNYAVTALQDEVIGGKYEIRKGQQVALLIPALHRHPAAWTNPDEFDIDRWTSENRRTHHPAAYKPFGNGMRACIGRQFALTEAKLALLLILQKFALSDPYDYHLKVKQSLTIKPEDFALRVRERRPHERFSVPVPVVEEPQQDLSRVSVAGTGVALTVAYGSNLGTTEDLASRVADYATRSGFQTRLTPLDDLVNNVPSEGLLFVTTATYNGAAPDNAGRFDAWTQEGGLAEGSLDNLRFALLGTGNTQWATYQAFPKRVEAALLKAGAQPFVPRGEADANGDFDGMVSAWFQTLLQKVSEEFGTAAQESTGPRYELDLLTEADVRPAVISEKAYGLKVVSSEELVGDAAGLWDFGKEPPRPSTKAITFELPEGVTYDTGDHIAVFAKNEPRLVEWAAHKLRLKPGQVVRLRQGGNRKSHLPLNTPVTVEVLLSEFVELQDVATRSNIETMLAHTPCPWTTRQLGAYLEDDAKYEAEIRKPGLSVLGLLDRFPAVELPLAVFLELCPPIRPRYYSISSSPLVAPRTPSLTVGLLEAPSWAGAGQFRGLASAYLNRVRPGDTVFGYVRKPNPPFRPPVDPRTPMILVGPGTGIAPLRGFVEERAAQRAAGQTVGLSKVFYGCRHPEHDFFYREDFGAWQREGVAELHTAYSAVAGHPYRYVQDAILGDQEGVWALIESGASIYVCGDGVRMAPAVRQTIRDLYREKTGASAGEADAWLAGLMQEGRYQQDVFGASK
- a CDS encoding diguanylate cyclase domain-containing protein, which codes for MTLTGPDPGLPPPADRLSGALIAALDHAADPALLLERGPPVAGTAEGGPAWRAVFVNRAFARLVGGDPAALLHATFDELIARVRGNLVGADAARFVQRQESFRVDLQVRAGGARWMDVQATPLHLGPGAEPTNWWVVLRDVTAERQALALATGQARALHLAVRGAPLTAILRALIATLDERLPGSAASASLLDGDHLHFLGSPRLAPGATDLRVPLTAGQAFPCARAMRRGQAVLTRFPAGFPAPLRGELARAGYARAYSVPVREAGGPALAALTLYGRRPAAPHPAEVELLGQFADLMALLVARDQGLRRLEHLAFRDPLTTLANRARFMAALEEACLALASSGGASFAVGLLDLDDFKRVNDAHGHLAGDHLLVTLAGRIARTLPPRALAARMGGDEFALLVPNATGERVQAAAHAVRTALEVPVPLGGASLQVGGSLGWALAPHDDDTPDGLLRHADAAMYTAKRGPS
- the cutA gene encoding divalent-cation tolerance protein CutA, producing MSLVVLVTVPPERAHELARTLVAERLAGCVNVVGGIHSIYRWEGDIAEDPETLLLIKTTGERYPELETRIRAMHPYEVPEIIALPFDRALPEFQSWLLGATALRGE